In Halomarina salina, one DNA window encodes the following:
- the phaC gene encoding class III poly(R)-hydroxyalkanoic acid synthase subunit PhaC: MSREESAPNPFELALNTQRKLLEASTDAVDKADVADERLETLQSVEVGQTPSEVVYRENKLELVHYESQTDEQSEVPILVIYALINKPFILDLQPDRSVVRRLLEAGHDVYLIDWNEPSRLDRHLTLDDYVNRYIENCVDVVRERSNQESINILGYCMGGTMSVMYAAQHPEKVKNLGLMAAGLCFEESGGVLETWGDDDYYDPRDVTEVYGNMPSEFLDVGFALMDPIANYVSKYARLYDNIENEDFVENFARMERWLSEGIDVAGEAYVQFLEDIYQDNKLYKNELELDGEPVDIGNIDMPILQILGEYDHLIPPGASKPFNDVVGSDDVTVIEYPTGHIGLSVSGSSHKEVWPKVAEWYHEKSDTDVSESDEGTDSAFDDVPEDEDVEVVVESETEGDVSEDVEEASTEVEEEDAGPAGVEGEDVEVVDGIGPTYAERLRDSGIETVEDLASADVATISETAQVAESRAQEWLDELDARDADEE, translated from the coding sequence ATGAGCCGCGAGGAGTCCGCTCCCAACCCGTTCGAACTCGCGCTCAACACCCAGCGTAAGCTGCTGGAGGCGTCGACGGACGCCGTGGACAAGGCCGACGTCGCCGACGAGCGACTGGAGACGCTCCAGTCCGTCGAGGTGGGTCAGACCCCCAGCGAGGTCGTCTATCGAGAGAACAAGCTCGAACTCGTCCACTACGAGTCCCAGACCGACGAGCAGAGCGAGGTGCCCATCCTCGTCATCTACGCGCTCATCAACAAGCCGTTCATCCTCGACCTCCAGCCCGACCGGTCGGTCGTCCGCCGCCTGCTGGAGGCGGGTCACGACGTCTACCTCATCGACTGGAACGAGCCGTCGCGGCTGGACCGCCACCTGACGCTCGACGACTACGTCAACCGCTACATCGAGAACTGCGTCGACGTGGTCCGCGAGCGCTCGAACCAGGAGTCCATCAACATCCTCGGCTACTGCATGGGCGGGACGATGTCGGTGATGTACGCCGCACAGCACCCCGAGAAGGTGAAGAACCTCGGGCTGATGGCCGCCGGCCTCTGCTTCGAGGAGAGCGGCGGCGTGCTAGAGACGTGGGGCGACGACGACTACTACGACCCACGGGACGTCACCGAGGTGTACGGCAACATGCCGAGCGAGTTCCTCGACGTGGGGTTCGCGCTGATGGACCCCATCGCCAACTACGTCTCGAAGTACGCCCGCCTGTACGACAACATCGAGAACGAGGACTTCGTCGAGAACTTCGCGCGGATGGAGCGCTGGCTCTCGGAGGGCATCGACGTCGCCGGCGAGGCGTACGTCCAGTTCCTCGAGGACATCTACCAGGACAACAAGCTGTACAAGAACGAACTGGAACTGGACGGTGAGCCGGTCGACATCGGCAACATCGACATGCCCATCCTCCAGATCCTCGGCGAGTACGACCACCTCATCCCGCCGGGAGCCTCCAAGCCGTTCAACGACGTCGTCGGCAGCGACGACGTGACCGTCATCGAGTACCCGACCGGCCACATCGGACTCTCCGTCTCGGGCAGTTCCCACAAGGAGGTCTGGCCGAAGGTCGCCGAGTGGTACCACGAGAAGAGCGACACCGACGTATCGGAGAGCGACGAGGGGACCGACAGCGCGTTCGACGACGTCCCCGAGGACGAGGACGTCGAGGTCGTCGTGGAGAGCGAGACCGAGGGGGACGTCTCCGAGGACGTCGAGGAGGCGAGCACCGAGGTCGAGGAGGAGGACGCCGGTCCCGCTGGCGTGGAGGGCGAGGACGTCGAGGTCGTCGACGGCATCGGCCCGACGTACGCCGAGCGACTGCGCGACTCCGGCATCGAGACTGTCGAGGACCTCGCGTCCGCCGACGTGGCGACCATCTCCGAGACGGCGCAGGTCGCCGAGAGCCGTGCCCAGGAGTGGCTCGACGAACTCGACGCACGCGACGCCGACGAGGAGTAA
- a CDS encoding poly(R)-hydroxyalkanoic acid synthase subunit PhaE: MSDGAQQNWLNMAERMNEAMARSVEQNMEAQAKFMESWADNAEGAMLDEDAMTESVESYTRAYEVWMDAADQMYERVTDAAEGEDVSLTEFRDIWLRSANDAFKEVMSTTAFAASQGSMVEAMMDLQKESEELSEDTLSQLGFSTRSDVDEVAGRLVELERRQQDVEDRLDRILDHLEDE, translated from the coding sequence ATGAGCGACGGCGCACAGCAGAACTGGCTCAACATGGCCGAGCGGATGAACGAGGCGATGGCGCGCTCCGTCGAGCAGAACATGGAGGCCCAGGCGAAGTTCATGGAGTCGTGGGCCGACAACGCCGAGGGCGCGATGCTCGACGAGGACGCGATGACCGAGAGCGTCGAGTCGTACACCCGCGCCTACGAGGTGTGGATGGACGCCGCCGACCAGATGTACGAGCGAGTCACCGACGCCGCGGAGGGCGAGGACGTCTCGCTCACCGAGTTCCGCGACATCTGGCTCCGCAGCGCGAACGACGCGTTCAAGGAGGTCATGAGTACGACGGCGTTCGCCGCCTCCCAGGGGTCGATGGTCGAGGCGATGATGGACCTCCAGAAGGAGAGCGAGGAACTCAGCGAGGACACGCTGTCGCAGCTCGGCTTCTCGACGCGCAGCGACGTCGACGAGGTGGCCGGGCGACTGGTCGAACTCGAACGGCGTCAGCAGGACGTCGAGGACCGACTCGACCGCATCCTCGACCACCTGGAGGACGAATGA
- a CDS encoding AbrB/MazE/SpoVT family DNA-binding domain-containing protein, with the protein MSDDRDPMWPPALFAREFQEASEQAIDRQQQYVQRMLGANGMADSVPSQLGAMSQLAMFKTRVQSGGRISIPDAEREALDIEEGDIVQTVVVPIKRDRATSDSDD; encoded by the coding sequence ATGTCCGACGACCGAGACCCGATGTGGCCGCCCGCGCTGTTCGCGCGGGAGTTCCAGGAGGCGTCCGAGCAGGCGATAGACCGCCAGCAGCAGTACGTGCAGCGTATGCTCGGTGCCAACGGGATGGCCGACTCGGTTCCGTCGCAGTTGGGCGCGATGAGCCAGTTGGCGATGTTCAAGACACGGGTCCAGAGCGGTGGACGGATCTCGATTCCGGACGCCGAGCGCGAAGCCCTCGACATCGAGGAGGGGGATATCGTGCAGACCGTCGTCGTACCGATCAAACGCGACCGAGCCACCAGTGATTCAGATGACTGA
- a CDS encoding MaoC family dehydratase, which translates to MSYTRQPLFDTWMRTSELFVDSVVAANRATAAAFGVPMAENGSETGDVDTEDRLEADEDLAEWETETTVHSRENLGVGDSVQFTKTITERDVERFAAASGDTNPLHLDEEYAEKTRFKGRIAHGTLVGGLISAALARFPGNVIYLSQDLEFLKPVRIGDRITADVDIVEEFDDDRFRLTTRVLNGDETVIDGEAVVLIDHPPDDE; encoded by the coding sequence ATGAGCTACACGCGTCAGCCGTTGTTCGACACGTGGATGCGGACCTCCGAGCTGTTCGTCGACAGCGTCGTCGCTGCGAACCGAGCCACCGCCGCGGCGTTCGGCGTTCCGATGGCAGAGAACGGCTCCGAGACAGGTGACGTCGACACCGAGGACCGACTCGAAGCCGACGAGGACCTGGCGGAGTGGGAGACCGAGACGACGGTCCACTCGCGGGAGAACCTCGGCGTCGGTGACTCCGTCCAGTTCACCAAGACCATCACGGAGCGTGACGTCGAGCGGTTCGCGGCCGCGAGCGGCGACACCAACCCGCTCCACCTCGACGAGGAGTACGCCGAGAAGACCCGGTTCAAGGGCCGCATCGCACACGGGACGCTCGTCGGCGGCCTCATCAGCGCGGCGCTCGCCCGGTTCCCCGGCAACGTCATCTACCTCTCGCAGGACCTGGAGTTCCTCAAACCCGTCCGCATCGGGGACCGCATCACCGCCGACGTCGACATCGTCGAGGAGTTCGACGACGACCGGTTCCGCCTCACGACCCGCGTGCTGAACGGCGACGAGACGGTCATCGACGGCGAGGCGGTCGTCCTCATCGACCACCCGCCCGACGACGAGTAA
- the cgi121 gene encoding KEOPS complex subunit Cgi121 gives MELVEGRATVESVDEFVATLGGIGEEHGCAVQAFDARSVVDRAHLRRAVELADRAFERDENVARDRAVEIVLYAAGRRQIDQALALGVSEGEVPVVVVVHAPETDGGTGGDERAAVAAVSELLEPAETLGGYDEERVCSFFDITDAERAATDASLSELVRERVALLTIDK, from the coding sequence ATGGAACTGGTCGAAGGGCGGGCGACCGTCGAGTCGGTCGACGAGTTCGTCGCGACGCTGGGCGGTATCGGCGAGGAACACGGCTGTGCGGTGCAGGCGTTCGACGCGCGGTCGGTCGTCGACCGGGCGCACCTCCGGCGGGCGGTCGAACTCGCCGACCGGGCGTTCGAGCGCGACGAGAACGTCGCCCGCGACCGGGCTGTCGAGATAGTCCTCTACGCCGCCGGTCGCCGCCAGATAGACCAGGCGCTCGCGCTCGGGGTGAGCGAGGGCGAGGTGCCGGTCGTGGTGGTGGTCCACGCGCCGGAGACCGACGGAGGGACGGGAGGAGACGAACGGGCGGCGGTCGCGGCGGTCAGCGAACTGCTCGAACCGGCGGAGACGCTCGGCGGGTACGACGAGGAGCGCGTCTGCTCGTTCTTCGACATCACCGACGCCGAACGGGCGGCGACCGACGCGTCGCTGTCGGAACTCGTCCGAGAGCGTGTGGCGCTGTTGACGATAGACAAGTAG
- a CDS encoding ATP-dependent DNA helicase, with product MNVADVPEVPDWLADHLRDDGIEDLYPPQAEAVEKGVTEGNSLVASIPTASGKTLIAELAMLSSVARGGKALYIVPLRALASEKKAEFEQFERYGLSVGVSTGNYESEGEWLSSSDIVVATSEKVDSLVRNGASWIDDLSCVVSDEVHLVDDAHRGPTLEVTLAKLRRLNPNLQTVALSATIGNAGQVADWLDAELVDSDWRPIDLRTGVHYGQALHFDDGEKRELPVRGNEKPTSAIVRDTLDEDGSTLVFVNSRRNAEGAAKRLAGVVEETLTNEEQEALGEVADAVREVSDTETSDDLANAVERGAAFHHAGLARDHRSLVEEAFQDRLIKVVSATPTLAAGVNTPSRRVVVRDWRRYDGSVGGMAPLSVLEVHQMFGRAGRPGLDPYGEAVLLANGHDELDELFERYVWADPEAVQSKLAAEPALRTHVLATVASGFADSRSSLLSFLERTLYATQTDEPGRLERVTDDVVAYLVANEFLEKDGDSLAATSIGHTVSRLYLDPMSAAEIIDGLRGATEATAMGLYHLVSRTPDMYDLYLRSGDREQYTMLAYEREEEFLGAMPSEFEDGRFEDWLSALKTARMLEDWASEVDEERIAERYGVGPGDVRGKVDTAEWLLGAAERLAGELDLTIAPTIREARVRVKHGVGEELIDLAGVRGVGRKRARRLYEAGIQDRAGLRNAEKSVVLGALRGRTQTAESILEAAGRDDSAMDGVREDPEAKTAALAVEADDPDEEDQTSLGDY from the coding sequence ATGAACGTCGCAGACGTCCCCGAGGTCCCCGACTGGCTGGCGGACCACCTCCGGGACGACGGTATCGAGGACCTCTACCCACCGCAGGCCGAAGCAGTCGAGAAGGGCGTCACGGAGGGGAACAGTCTCGTCGCCTCCATCCCCACCGCGTCGGGCAAGACGCTCATCGCCGAACTGGCGATGCTGTCGAGCGTCGCCCGCGGCGGGAAGGCGCTGTACATCGTCCCGCTGCGGGCGCTCGCCTCCGAGAAGAAGGCCGAGTTCGAGCAGTTCGAGCGCTACGGCCTCTCCGTGGGCGTCTCGACGGGGAACTACGAGTCCGAGGGCGAGTGGCTCTCCTCGTCGGACATCGTCGTCGCCACCAGCGAGAAGGTGGACTCGCTCGTCCGCAACGGCGCGTCGTGGATCGACGACCTCTCGTGTGTCGTCAGCGACGAGGTCCACCTCGTCGACGACGCCCACCGCGGCCCCACGCTCGAAGTGACGCTCGCGAAACTCCGGCGACTGAACCCGAACCTCCAGACCGTCGCGCTCTCGGCGACTATCGGCAACGCCGGGCAGGTCGCCGACTGGCTGGACGCCGAACTCGTCGACTCGGACTGGCGGCCAATCGACCTCCGCACTGGCGTCCACTACGGGCAGGCGCTGCACTTCGACGACGGCGAGAAGCGAGAACTGCCAGTCAGGGGCAACGAGAAGCCCACCTCGGCCATCGTCCGGGATACCCTCGACGAGGACGGGTCGACGCTCGTGTTCGTCAACTCCCGGCGCAACGCCGAGGGCGCGGCCAAGCGGCTGGCGGGCGTCGTCGAGGAGACGCTCACGAACGAGGAGCAGGAGGCGCTCGGCGAGGTGGCCGACGCCGTCCGGGAGGTGAGCGACACCGAGACGAGCGACGACCTGGCGAACGCCGTCGAACGCGGGGCCGCGTTCCACCACGCGGGCCTCGCACGCGACCACCGCTCGCTGGTCGAGGAGGCGTTCCAGGACCGACTCATCAAGGTCGTTAGCGCGACGCCGACGCTCGCGGCGGGCGTCAACACCCCCTCGCGGCGCGTCGTCGTCCGCGACTGGCGGCGCTACGACGGCTCCGTGGGTGGGATGGCCCCGCTGTCCGTACTGGAGGTCCACCAGATGTTCGGACGGGCGGGTCGCCCCGGCCTCGACCCCTACGGCGAGGCCGTGTTGCTGGCGAACGGGCACGACGAACTCGACGAACTGTTCGAGCGGTACGTCTGGGCCGACCCCGAGGCCGTCCAGTCGAAACTCGCCGCCGAACCCGCCCTGCGGACGCACGTGCTGGCCACCGTCGCCAGCGGGTTCGCCGACTCCCGGTCGAGCCTCCTCTCGTTCCTCGAACGGACGCTGTACGCGACCCAGACCGACGAACCGGGCCGACTGGAGCGGGTCACCGACGACGTCGTCGCCTACCTCGTCGCTAACGAGTTCCTCGAGAAGGACGGTGACAGTCTGGCCGCCACCAGCATCGGCCACACCGTCTCGCGGCTCTACCTCGACCCGATGAGCGCCGCCGAGATCATCGACGGCCTGCGGGGAGCCACGGAGGCGACGGCGATGGGCCTCTACCACCTCGTCAGCCGAACCCCGGACATGTACGACCTCTACCTGCGCTCGGGCGACCGCGAGCAGTACACGATGCTGGCCTACGAGCGCGAGGAGGAGTTCCTCGGCGCGATGCCCAGCGAGTTCGAGGACGGCCGGTTCGAGGACTGGCTGTCGGCGCTCAAGACGGCGAGAATGCTCGAAGACTGGGCCAGCGAGGTCGACGAGGAGCGCATCGCCGAGCGCTACGGCGTGGGACCGGGCGACGTCCGCGGGAAGGTCGACACCGCCGAGTGGCTGCTCGGCGCGGCCGAGCGACTCGCGGGCGAACTCGACCTCACCATCGCCCCGACCATCCGCGAGGCACGCGTCCGGGTGAAACACGGCGTCGGCGAGGAGCTCATCGACCTCGCGGGCGTCCGCGGCGTCGGGCGGAAACGCGCCCGGCGGCTGTACGAGGCGGGCATCCAGGACCGTGCCGGCCTCCGGAACGCCGAGAAGTCCGTCGTCCTGGGTGCGCTCCGCGGTCGGACCCAGACCGCCGAGTCCATCCTGGAGGCCGCTGGCCGGGACGACTCCGCGATGGACGGCGTCCGCGAGGACCCCGAGGCGAAGACGGCGGCGCTGGCCGTCGAAGCCGACGACCCGGACGAGGAGGACCAGACCAGCCTCGGTGACTACTGA
- a CDS encoding ferredoxin — MRIEYDRDTCIGMFQCVAEWDAFSKDEDAGKAVLAESEERDEDVFVREIPEDEELDAKFAARVCPVDAIRVYDDDGEQVV, encoded by the coding sequence ATGCGCATCGAGTACGACCGCGACACCTGCATCGGGATGTTCCAGTGCGTCGCCGAGTGGGACGCCTTCTCGAAGGACGAGGACGCCGGGAAGGCAGTACTGGCCGAGAGCGAGGAGCGCGACGAGGACGTGTTCGTCCGCGAGATACCCGAGGACGAGGAACTGGACGCGAAGTTCGCGGCGCGGGTCTGCCCCGTCGACGCCATCCGCGTCTACGACGACGACGGCGAACAGGTCGTCTGA
- the mdh gene encoding malate dehydrogenase produces MVKVSVVGAAGTVGAAAGYNIALRDIADELVFVDIPDKEDETVGQAADVNHGVAYDSNTEVVQGGYEDTEGSDVVVITAGIPRQPGQTRIDLAGDNAPIMDDIGSSVAEYNDDFVSVTTSNPVDLLNRHLYETGDRDRGKVVGFGGRLDSARFRYVLSQRFDVPVQNVEATILGEHGDAQVPVFSKVRVDGRDPTFDSGERDTLLEELQESAMDVIERKGATQWGPATGVAHMVEAILHDTGEVLPGSVVLDGEFGHSGVGLGVPVRLGSNGVEEVVEWDLDEEEQGLLDDAAEKLGDQYDQIS; encoded by the coding sequence ATGGTAAAAGTGAGCGTCGTCGGGGCGGCCGGAACGGTCGGCGCAGCAGCGGGGTACAACATCGCACTGCGCGACATCGCGGACGAACTCGTGTTCGTGGACATCCCGGACAAGGAAGACGAGACGGTCGGGCAGGCCGCCGACGTCAACCACGGGGTCGCGTACGACTCCAACACGGAGGTCGTCCAGGGGGGCTACGAGGACACCGAGGGGAGCGACGTCGTCGTCATCACGGCGGGTATCCCGCGCCAGCCGGGGCAGACCCGCATCGACCTCGCGGGCGACAACGCGCCCATCATGGACGACATCGGCTCCTCCGTCGCCGAGTACAACGACGACTTCGTCTCGGTGACGACGTCGAACCCCGTCGACCTGCTCAACCGCCACCTCTACGAGACGGGCGACCGCGACCGCGGGAAGGTCGTGGGCTTCGGCGGCCGACTCGACTCCGCTCGCTTCCGCTACGTCCTCTCCCAGCGCTTCGACGTGCCCGTCCAGAACGTCGAGGCGACCATCCTCGGGGAGCACGGCGACGCGCAGGTGCCCGTGTTCTCGAAGGTCCGCGTCGACGGCCGCGACCCGACGTTCGACAGCGGCGAGCGCGACACCCTGCTCGAAGAACTGCAGGAGTCCGCGATGGACGTCATCGAGCGCAAGGGCGCGACGCAGTGGGGGCCGGCGACGGGCGTCGCCCACATGGTCGAGGCCATCCTCCACGACACGGGCGAGGTGCTGCCCGGCAGCGTCGTCCTCGACGGCGAGTTCGGTCACTCGGGCGTCGGTCTCGGCGTCCCCGTCCGACTCGGCTCGAACGGCGTCGAGGAGGTCGTCGAGTGGGACCTCGACGAGGAGGAACAGGGGCTGCTCGACGACGCCGCGGAGAAGCTCGGCGACCAGTACGACCAGATATCCTGA
- a CDS encoding Sjogren's syndrome/scleroderma autoantigen 1 family protein, whose translation MSEFDKEAEREKLRKQFAEDETDRESTERMSELLLQGATMTNKHCDVHGDPIFRYDGEEFCPTCRAGGQETQSVDPAAGTRGDAAVPEETPTPNETPAPDTPPRSDAADVADGSATEPPASIPETPVESPSDATSLDGHDSSPRTPTPEPDATDSQRRSTPARGEQTHTDLGEARASLARTVTRFADEAERTDDLARSREYLAAVEDAANALAAVRDAEK comes from the coding sequence ATGAGCGAGTTCGACAAGGAAGCGGAGCGAGAGAAGCTCCGCAAGCAGTTCGCCGAGGACGAGACCGACCGCGAATCGACCGAGCGGATGAGCGAACTGCTGCTTCAGGGAGCGACGATGACCAACAAGCACTGCGACGTCCACGGTGACCCCATCTTCCGCTACGACGGCGAGGAGTTCTGCCCCACCTGTCGCGCCGGCGGCCAGGAGACGCAGTCTGTAGACCCCGCCGCAGGAACGAGGGGCGACGCTGCTGTCCCGGAGGAAACGCCCACACCGAACGAGACTCCCGCCCCCGACACGCCTCCCCGCTCCGACGCGGCCGATGTGGCCGACGGCTCGGCCACGGAGCCACCGGCTTCGATTCCAGAGACGCCGGTCGAGTCGCCGTCGGACGCGACCTCTCTCGACGGGCACGACTCCTCACCCCGGACCCCGACGCCCGAACCGGACGCCACCGACTCGCAGCGTCGCTCGACGCCAGCCCGAGGAGAGCAGACACACACCGACCTCGGCGAGGCACGCGCGTCGCTCGCCCGGACGGTCACCCGATTCGCCGACGAGGCCGAACGGACGGACGACCTCGCCCGCTCGCGCGAGTACCTCGCTGCGGTCGAGGACGCCGCGAACGCGCTCGCGGCCGTCAGAGACGCCGAGAAGTAA
- a CDS encoding DEAD/DEAH box helicase: MAATSESDAETIDGPLLTPGLLQHREYQVELAEAALRDQTLVCLPTGLGKTAVSLLVTAQRLHDVGGKSLLLAPTKPLVNQHADFYREALTIPDDEIVVFTGEVRPDDRAELWESARVVIATPQVVENDLVGNRISLRDVTHLTFDECHRATGDYAYCYIAERYHEDAANPLVTGMSASPGGDKEEILIVCENLGLREVEVMTEADSDVSEFTHDTEVEWERVELPETVIEIRDALNEVISDRLEKLKQLGVTNSTNPEMSQRDLNSIRSELQKMMSNDQSEGYQGMSAHAEIMKLRRAVELVETQSVESLRRYFERQRNAARSSGASKASQRFVSDPRVQEAMRRAEAFDDLHPKFRRARILLAQTLGIEEGERVIVFTESRDTAETLTEFFGDHFSTHKFVGQGDKEGSDGMTQKQQQETLDAFRDGEFEVLVSTSVAEEGLDVPEVDLVLFYEPVPKGIRAIQRKGRTGRQTEGKVHVLLAEDTRDEAYFWISRREEKRMEEELRSLKSVAGEVNEELGQHGLDEFESASSERESDAGTEPDDESDVPADDEAGDGATTPTGDGGDDGQSGLDAFATGGASASETTPERADERGENRGSDASDESETDSGAGDDEPAVDEDDEDATVATARDDGETVEIVVDQRELDANIARDLSTRDGITTRLETLAVGDYVLSDRVVVERKSVEDFLDTLVGGDRSMFEQVKDAARHYSRPVVIVEGEDLYGARNVHPNAIRGALASLAVDFGASILRTTDEADTADLVEVIARREQEESERAVSVHGEKAAKTLTEQQEYVVGSIADVGPVTARSLLEHFGSVQAVMTASEEDLQEVAGVGAVTAERVREVVGSDYE; encoded by the coding sequence ATGGCGGCAACCAGCGAGTCCGACGCGGAGACCATCGACGGCCCACTGCTCACGCCGGGGCTACTCCAGCACCGTGAGTACCAGGTCGAACTCGCCGAGGCCGCACTACGTGACCAGACGCTCGTCTGCCTGCCGACGGGCCTCGGGAAGACGGCGGTGAGCCTGCTCGTCACCGCCCAGCGCCTCCACGACGTGGGCGGGAAGTCCCTCCTGCTCGCCCCGACGAAACCCCTCGTGAATCAGCACGCCGACTTCTACCGCGAGGCGCTGACGATTCCCGACGACGAGATAGTGGTGTTCACGGGCGAGGTCCGACCCGACGACCGCGCGGAACTGTGGGAGTCCGCGCGGGTCGTCATCGCCACGCCGCAGGTCGTCGAGAACGACCTCGTGGGCAACCGCATCTCCCTGCGCGACGTCACCCACCTCACGTTCGACGAGTGCCACCGCGCGACCGGCGACTACGCGTACTGCTACATCGCCGAGCGCTACCACGAGGACGCGGCGAACCCGCTCGTGACGGGGATGAGCGCCTCGCCGGGTGGCGACAAGGAGGAGATTCTAATCGTCTGCGAGAACCTCGGCCTGCGCGAGGTGGAGGTGATGACCGAGGCCGACTCCGACGTGAGCGAGTTCACCCACGACACCGAAGTGGAGTGGGAGCGCGTCGAGCTGCCGGAGACGGTCATCGAGATACGCGACGCGCTCAACGAGGTCATCTCGGACCGACTGGAGAAGCTGAAACAGCTGGGGGTGACGAACTCGACGAACCCCGAGATGTCCCAGCGCGACCTCAACTCGATTCGGTCGGAGCTCCAGAAGATGATGAGCAACGACCAGTCCGAGGGCTATCAGGGGATGTCGGCCCACGCCGAGATAATGAAGCTCCGGCGGGCGGTCGAACTCGTCGAGACGCAGTCCGTCGAGTCGCTCCGGCGGTACTTCGAGCGCCAGCGCAACGCCGCACGCTCCTCGGGCGCGTCGAAGGCCTCCCAGCGGTTCGTCTCGGACCCGCGCGTCCAGGAGGCGATGCGCCGCGCCGAGGCGTTCGACGACCTCCACCCGAAGTTCCGCCGGGCGCGCATCCTGCTCGCCCAGACGCTCGGCATCGAGGAGGGCGAACGCGTCATCGTGTTCACCGAGTCCCGCGACACCGCCGAGACCCTGACGGAGTTCTTCGGCGACCACTTCTCGACGCACAAGTTCGTCGGCCAGGGCGACAAGGAGGGGTCGGACGGGATGACCCAGAAACAGCAACAGGAGACGCTCGACGCGTTCCGGGACGGCGAGTTCGAGGTACTCGTCTCGACCTCGGTGGCCGAGGAGGGGCTAGACGTTCCCGAGGTCGACCTCGTACTGTTCTACGAACCCGTTCCGAAGGGCATCCGCGCCATCCAGCGCAAGGGCCGGACGGGCCGCCAGACCGAGGGGAAGGTCCACGTCCTGCTCGCCGAGGACACGCGCGACGAGGCGTACTTCTGGATATCACGCCGCGAGGAGAAGCGCATGGAGGAGGAACTGCGGTCGCTCAAGAGCGTCGCGGGCGAGGTGAACGAGGAACTCGGCCAGCACGGACTCGACGAGTTCGAGAGCGCGAGCAGTGAGCGCGAGTCCGATGCCGGGACCGAACCTGACGACGAGAGCGACGTACCTGCCGACGACGAGGCCGGCGACGGAGCCACGACGCCGACCGGAGACGGAGGGGACGACGGGCAGTCCGGGCTGGACGCGTTCGCGACGGGCGGTGCGAGTGCGAGCGAGACGACGCCCGAACGGGCCGACGAGCGTGGCGAGAACCGCGGGAGCGATGCGAGCGACGAGAGCGAGACCGACTCGGGAGCAGGGGACGACGAACCGGCTGTCGACGAAGACGACGAGGACGCGACGGTAGCGACGGCCCGCGACGACGGCGAGACGGTCGAGATCGTCGTCGACCAGCGGGAACTCGACGCCAACATCGCGCGGGACCTCTCGACGCGCGACGGCATCACCACTCGACTCGAGACGCTCGCGGTCGGGGACTACGTCCTCTCGGACCGCGTCGTCGTCGAGCGCAAGTCCGTCGAGGACTTCCTCGACACGCTGGTCGGCGGCGACCGCTCGATGTTCGAGCAGGTGAAAGACGCCGCGCGGCACTACTCGCGGCCCGTCGTCATCGTGGAGGGCGAGGACCTCTACGGCGCACGCAACGTCCACCCGAACGCCATCCGTGGCGCACTCGCCTCGCTCGCGGTCGACTTCGGCGCGTCCATCCTGCGGACGACCGACGAGGCCGACACCGCGGACCTCGTCGAGGTCATCGCCCGACGCGAACAGGAGGAGTCCGAGCGCGCGGTGAGCGTCCACGGCGAGAAGGCCGCGAAGACGCTCACCGAGCAGCAGGAGTACGTCGTCGGCTCCATCGCCGACGTGGGGCCGGTCACCGCTCGCTCGCTGCTGGAGCACTTCGGGAGCGTGCAGGCAGTGATGACCGCGAGCGAGGAGGACCTGCAGGAGGTGGCGGGCGTCGGCGCGGTGACCGCCGAACGCGTCCGCGAGGTCGTCGGGAGTGACTACGAGTAG